One Schistocerca cancellata isolate TAMUIC-IGC-003103 chromosome 1, iqSchCanc2.1, whole genome shotgun sequence genomic region harbors:
- the LOC126174735 gene encoding serine-rich adhesin for platelets-like, which translates to MRRHHIHVTQAVAVALALFIGAAAAVTTAGSRLRSTRSGIVFPDDSSASVVWSLRDGPSGKVISGHHHLHRSASGSNSHSSSASQSAASSSSSSSQSESHSQSAARGSGEVPILVRDREYTSGAVLLPDGDDDYQQTIIHYGDGFEHLASGGSPHSVLTVLPSAQTTYHSGVIHHGGQASANAASSSQSSSSSYSQGSTASHSSSESSSSSSGSSAKQLISQPSAVLVAPGSPVNGLALVHGGIVSQVEGGSQASSQSSSQSSSSQASSHSGSHSASHTASPVYGHPAPGVPTSYSFSQSFTNAAGGNSASQSSSHGTTKALSSGGVISQSSSQSSGASSNGLSQSSSSSHASSESIPQEAAQPIFYGDALVPVQQLQLSVPVVNAGAGAASHSLSNSQASSTSNSAAISQSSGEASSYSNGEVYNIDNVQIPIRNFGLIDLTNDVVPGGSTAASHSNSQSSSLSSSQSASQSSSQSAAGNEYFASDIQAQVPVSGFTGHLVSILPNGISYGASHNSNSEGSAQSVSHSSSQSNGQTLTTGDLHLPLQPFDSVGQVNRIIPTVGSQSYSASSSQSKSAAASSQSSSESSSHSSGQAHIVGGLQAPLQGVGFVGQTENVQPIYGSSSYSSSQSSNAASSSQSSSESSSQSSGHTVSTGNVQLPLQNIGFVGHPNTVVPVTGIHSSSSSSSQSSSAASASQASSESSSLSSEYGLSSGELQIPIQGTEFVGQLTNAVPYNNGQSYSASSSQSSSSASEGTASASQSSSESFNHNTGNIYSPADLQIPIQTLPLAGEVNSALTYPTGFPVSTSGSEATSASGSGSSASSSSASGAAGANGAYSQSSSGSQSLGLGGQASYSQSSSQGGSAPLPAVAKILSPAVSHGASASQASSSTDGYSGGLSSSSGSSSQAYSNSLAQNGISSSSSSSSSGATNVPGGNYPLIGNFLPSVVPGPFLGSHQPLVNQLANIDGGRFSSSGSSSHSKSSSSSSSGSSSSSSSSSSGFSASPHGYFGQPGSPLQKLFGSSSFSSSSSSGGFSSSSSSSSSSSSSSGGFAVSQPVLPAPHFGFPGSLCKLSGC; encoded by the coding sequence GATCCAGATTACGAAGCACGCGCTCTGGCATCGTATTCCCCGACGACAGCTCCGCCAGCGTGGTGTGGTCCCTAAGAGATGGGCCATCCGGAAAAGTCATCAGCGGTCACCACCACCTTCACCGTAGCGCCAGCGGAAGCAACAGCCACAGCAGCAGCGCCAGCCAATCAGCAGCCAGCAGCTCCTCCAGCTCCAGCCAATCAGAGAGCCACAGCCAAAGTGCTGCTCGAGGCTCTGGAGAAGTCCCCATCCTTGTCCGAGACAGAGAGTACACTAGCGGAGCTGTATTGTTGCCAGATGGAGACGACGATTACCAGCAAACAATTATTCACTACGGGGACGGCTTTGAACACTTGGCGTCAGGAGGCTCTCCCCACAGTGTGCTGACTGTGCTACCGTCTGCACAGACGACTTACCATTCCGGAGTAATTCACCACGGTGGACAGGCCAGCGCTAACGCCGCATCTTCTTCACAGAGTTCGAGCAGCTCTTACAGCCAAGGAAGCACAGCGTCACACAGCAGCAGCGAGAGCAGTAGTTCATCATCAGGATCATCCGCAAAACAACTAATCTCTCAACCGAGTGCTGTGTTGGTCGCCCCTGGAAGCCCTGTCAATGGTCTTGCACTCGTGCATGGAGGAATCGTCAGCCAAGTGGAGGGAGGGTCACAGGCCTCAAGTCAAAGCAGTTCTCAGTCATCCAGTTCGCAGGCCTCGAGCCACAGTGGATCTCACTCTGCCAGCCACACTGCGAGCCCAGTTTATGGGCATCCTGCACCGGGGGTACCAACCAGTTACTCCTTCAGTCAGAGTTTCACAAACGCAGCTGGTGGCAATTccgcatctcagagtagcagccaCGGAACAACCAAGGCACTTTCGAGCGGAGGAGTTATCTCGCAAAGCAGCAGCCAAAGCAGTGGAGCTTCATCTAACGGTCTAAGCCAGAGTAGCTCTTCATCTCATGCATCGAGTGAATCCATACCACAGGAAGCTGCTCAACCTATTTTTTATGGAGACGCACTTGTGCCTGTCCAGCAATTACAACTCTCTGTACCAGTTGTTAATGCTGGGGCTGGTGCTGCTAGTCATTCGCTCAGCAACAGCCAGGCCAGTAGCACGTCCAACAGTGCAGCTATATCACAGTCTTCAGGGGAGGCAAGTAGTTACAGCAACGGAGAAGTGTATAACATCGATAATGTGCAGATTCCCATCCGAAACTTTGGCTTAATAGATCTCACAAATGATGTTGTGCCTGGTGGATCGACAGCAGCGTCGCATAGCAACAGCCAGTCTAGCAGTTTATCATCCTCACAATCGGCGAGTCAATCTAGCAGCCAAAGTGCTGCTGGCAATGAATACTTCGCCAGCGACATACAGGCACAAGTTCCAGTTTCTGGATTCACCGGACATTTAGTCAGCATATTGCCAAACGGTATCTCATACGGCGCAAGCCACAACAGTAATTCTGAAGGCAGTGCTCAGTCGGTGAGCCACTCCAGCAGTCAAAGTAATGGACAAACACTCACTACTGGCGACTTGCACTTGCCTCTTCAGCCCTTTGACAGTGTGGGACAAGTGAACAGAATCATTCCGACAGTAGGCAGTCAGTCTTACAGTGCAAGTTCGAGCCAGTCAAAGAGTGCAGCTGCGTCATCGCAGTCTTCGAGTGAATCGAGTAGCCACAGTAGTGGGCAGGCACATATTGTTGGTGGCCTACAGGCACCTCTGCAAGGCGTTGGCTTTGTGGGacagacagaaaatgttcaacCCATTTATGGCAGTTCTTCTTACAGTTCAAGCCAATCAAGCAACGCAGCTTCTTCATCACAATCGTCAAGTGAATCTAGCAGCCAAAGCAGTGGACATACTGTCTCGACTGGTAATGTGCAGctccctcttcaaaacattggattCGTAGGACATCCAAATACTGTTGTGCCTGTAACTGGTATTCACTCTTCCAGCTCAAGTTCAAGTCAATCAAGCAGCGCAGCTTCAGCATCGCAGGCATCAAGTGAATCTAGTAGTCTAAGCAGTGAGTACGGACTCAGCAGTGGAGAACTGCAGATACCTATACAAGGAACTGAATTTGTGGGACAGCTGACTAATGCTGTGCCTTACAACAATGGTCAGTCTTACAGTGCTAGCtcctctcagtcaagtagctccgctTCTGAGGGCACTGCCTCGGCATCACAGTCATCGAGTGAATCATTTAACCACAACACTGGCAACATTTACAGCCCAGCTGATCTTCAGATTCCCATTCAGACATTACCCTTAGCTGGAGAGGTAAACAGTGCCCTGACATATCCTACTGGTTTCCCCGTCAGCACTAGTGGCAGTGAAGCTACTAGCGCCAGCGGCAGTGGCAGTTCTGCATCATCATCGTCAGCAAGTGGGGCTGCTGGAGCAAACGGAGCCTACTCACAAAGCTCCTCCGGCAGTCAGTCCCTAGGACTGGGAGGTCAAGCATCCTACAGCCAGTCGAGCAGCCAAGGCGGAAGTGCTCCTCTTCCTGCTGTAGCAAAAATTCTGTCTCCAGCAGTATCTCACGGTGCCTCTGCGTCTCAAGCGAGCAGTAGCACTGATGGCTACAGTGGTGGGCTCTCCTCCAGCTCAGGATCATCAAGTCAAGCATACTCAAACAGCCTAGCTCAGAATGGTATCAGCAGTTCCTCTTCCAGCAGTTCCAGTGGAGCCACCAATGTACCTGGTGGTAACTACCCGCTAATCGGCAATTTTCTACCCTCTGTCGTGCCTGGCCCGTTTCTCGGTAGCCACCAGCCACTAGTAAATCAACTGGCAAATATCGATGGTGGTAGATTTAGCAGTTCTGGGTCTTCTAGCCATAGCAAGTCTTCTAGTTCCAGTAGCAGTGGAAGTAGCTCCAGCAGCAGTTCCTCAAGCTCAGGATTTTCTGCAAGTCCTCACGGATACTTTGGGCAGCCTGGCTCACCCCTCCAGAAGCTTTTCGGCAGTTCTTCATTCAGCTCATCTTCCTCATCTGGTGGCTTCTCTTCCTCAAGTTCTAGTTCAAGCTCCAGTTCCAGTTCTAGCGGTGGTTTCGCCGTCTCACAGCCTGTGTTACCTGCACCACACTTTGGCTTCCCTGGGAGCCTATGTAAACTGTCTGGATGCTAA